In Dehalococcoidales bacterium, one genomic interval encodes:
- a CDS encoding tetratricopeptide repeat protein, protein MSDIRIHLSQIWFNPSYYDAGFDLLEEPSPNPKIDNVLVLGKLRTIDSVSELLTRLRSSYISHINDKVCAITRWSIERGANILVFPEYSIPIECLENIRDICSNNNMLTIAGTHRVRLTSETKKIYSKLGINLANIINGSAIAPLVYPNGDIKLAPKREKSKWEPNLNTSVEKTPVFMVELNGNELTLVVTPCIDSLHLGTFDFVNEESNTPNMAFCPALSPEINMFEDMGRVLSSHGIFFGMANSAGYGGTGFNIPEAWLPYISGVAPMYPNLPKYYEAIFEIDIESDSYFIKKGVVNSQPPCSHPKIFPIVYKKQNDWIEDFEKIREETLEMLRDGSPEEAIEWIDDSLSSQENALPETIINILKDCRHKYLTLYAGDIQAVEDMMTLVHMPDSIVDTRDLFARRIQEAIDILMETFRSSTEGSSTLMLNTLGALKTAQIQIGPPNPSEIEENRFEIKALNERISAYTYSPSDAIIAGFQDRGPILDELREVIGTGSERVIVITGMPGIGKTELINTLFLKVLTDWQPVWVNIATDDSVAKIVCTIGAILGITMDADSIGSSTDEIFRKQVKKLVSILYSTERNAFIVDDLKYLSMDRRNYTHLQILIKELANVEKYKGSRVFLISSVSSPPLWMHNANIARIHVRGLEDKFIRRVLEYQLREARLIPGESTADIPQSLLNIIEGHPLAAKIAAVASKEAGIQDLSNDIVTSEVEANIISLCLPKIELSPEELATAQLISVFRQPINIKTIEEHLELNVETANTLATKAVVEYDGHNYAMHPLIRKYYYKGVPIEEKKSFHKKAANYYSKTAQRNHLGHFINPTVAFELVYHLAMAGDFRELYDLRVIIYEAMYPAARTLYSQKQYDKALELFYKLAEIRPKEPRVWAYIGRCHGRRSQWNDCDLAFQKAIEVAEATKQPTSWIHRDWGHIRARFGFYDEAIPHLQEATRDNYLDPSSIACEAYMLWKKGDTGDAKTLFEKALKINPKHSYTLGTYTKMLDEMGEHSKYSNELKQRLSEIKEEMIEPDHFDIDAELDNEI, encoded by the coding sequence GTGAGCGACATACGAATTCACTTGAGTCAGATTTGGTTTAACCCCTCATATTATGATGCTGGATTTGATTTACTTGAAGAACCTTCTCCGAATCCCAAGATCGATAACGTACTGGTTCTTGGAAAGCTCCGAACAATTGATTCGGTAAGTGAGTTATTAACTAGGTTACGTTCATCGTACATCTCGCACATAAATGATAAGGTATGTGCTATTACCCGATGGAGCATTGAGAGAGGGGCAAATATATTAGTTTTCCCCGAATATAGTATCCCCATAGAGTGTTTAGAAAATATTCGGGATATATGCTCAAATAATAACATGCTGACCATAGCTGGCACGCATAGAGTTCGATTAACATCTGAAACTAAAAAAATATACAGCAAACTAGGAATTAACTTAGCAAATATTATAAATGGATCAGCTATTGCTCCTTTAGTTTATCCTAACGGAGACATTAAGCTGGCTCCCAAAAGAGAAAAATCGAAATGGGAACCGAATCTAAATACTTCAGTGGAAAAGACTCCAGTTTTCATGGTGGAGCTTAATGGGAACGAGCTAACACTAGTCGTAACACCATGCATTGATTCACTGCATTTGGGCACTTTTGATTTTGTTAATGAGGAAAGTAATACGCCTAATATGGCCTTCTGCCCAGCGCTTTCCCCAGAAATAAACATGTTCGAAGATATGGGTAGAGTTCTATCAAGCCACGGAATATTCTTTGGTATGGCAAACTCAGCGGGCTATGGGGGTACCGGTTTTAATATTCCTGAAGCATGGTTACCTTATATATCTGGCGTAGCACCAATGTATCCTAATCTACCCAAGTATTATGAAGCGATTTTTGAGATAGATATAGAGTCAGATTCATATTTTATCAAGAAAGGAGTAGTTAACTCTCAACCTCCTTGTAGCCACCCTAAAATATTTCCTATTGTATACAAAAAACAAAATGACTGGATCGAAGACTTCGAAAAAATAAGAGAAGAAACTCTTGAAATGCTAAGGGATGGAAGTCCTGAGGAAGCTATCGAATGGATAGACGATTCGTTGTCATCACAAGAAAATGCACTTCCAGAGACAATAATAAATATCCTAAAGGACTGCAGGCACAAGTATTTGACCCTTTATGCAGGAGATATCCAAGCGGTTGAGGACATGATGACACTTGTACATATGCCAGATAGTATTGTTGATACAAGAGATTTATTTGCCAGAAGAATTCAGGAAGCAATAGATATCTTGATGGAAACCTTCCGAAGTTCGACAGAAGGGTCATCGACCTTAATGTTAAATACACTAGGTGCATTAAAAACAGCTCAGATTCAAATAGGACCGCCTAACCCAAGTGAAATAGAGGAGAATAGGTTCGAAATCAAGGCATTAAATGAAAGGATAAGCGCTTATACTTATTCCCCTTCTGACGCAATAATAGCTGGATTCCAAGATAGAGGTCCAATTCTTGACGAGTTGAGAGAAGTGATAGGAACCGGATCGGAAAGAGTTATTGTAATAACAGGAATGCCTGGAATAGGTAAGACGGAACTAATAAATACATTATTCTTAAAAGTACTTACCGATTGGCAACCAGTTTGGGTCAACATAGCTACGGATGATAGTGTAGCTAAAATAGTTTGTACAATAGGTGCCATCTTAGGAATAACAATGGATGCTGATTCCATCGGTTCCTCCACCGATGAGATATTTAGAAAACAAGTAAAAAAATTAGTAAGTATCCTATATTCAACTGAGAGAAACGCTTTTATCGTCGACGACTTAAAATACTTATCGATGGATCGTAGAAACTATACACACCTTCAAATACTTATCAAGGAACTAGCGAATGTAGAAAAATATAAGGGGAGTAGAGTATTTCTAATAAGCAGTGTGTCTTCGCCCCCACTTTGGATGCATAATGCTAACATAGCGAGAATCCACGTTCGAGGTCTAGAAGATAAATTTATACGCAGGGTACTAGAATATCAGCTAAGGGAAGCCCGTCTTATACCAGGAGAATCAACTGCCGATATCCCCCAATCTTTACTTAACATTATTGAAGGTCATCCATTGGCAGCTAAAATTGCGGCCGTTGCGAGCAAGGAAGCAGGTATTCAGGACTTATCCAATGATATAGTAACATCTGAAGTAGAAGCCAATATCATCTCCTTGTGCTTGCCCAAAATTGAATTATCTCCAGAAGAATTGGCTACAGCTCAATTAATTTCAGTATTTCGCCAGCCGATTAACATAAAAACAATAGAAGAACATCTTGAGCTTAATGTTGAAACTGCAAACACCTTGGCTACGAAAGCAGTGGTTGAATATGATGGACATAATTACGCAATGCATCCTCTAATCCGTAAGTATTATTATAAAGGAGTTCCGATCGAGGAAAAGAAATCATTCCATAAAAAAGCAGCAAATTACTATTCAAAGACTGCCCAAAGAAATCACTTGGGACATTTTATTAACCCAACCGTTGCTTTCGAACTCGTATATCACTTAGCCATGGCAGGAGATTTTAGAGAGCTCTACGACCTCAGAGTAATAATTTATGAAGCAATGTATCCAGCCGCGCGGACTTTATATTCTCAAAAGCAATATGACAAAGCATTAGAGCTTTTTTATAAATTGGCCGAAATAAGGCCAAAAGAACCACGAGTATGGGCCTATATTGGGCGTTGTCATGGGCGAAGGTCTCAATGGAATGATTGTGATTTAGCGTTTCAAAAGGCTATAGAAGTTGCTGAAGCCACCAAACAACCTACGTCGTGGATACACAGAGATTGGGGGCATATTAGAGCTAGATTCGGATTTTATGACGAAGCAATACCCCACTTACAAGAAGCAACCAGAGATAATTATTTGGATCCAAGTTCGATTGCGTGCGAGGCGTATATGTTATGGAAAAAAGGAGATACCGGTGACGCTAAAACACTATTTGAAAAAGCTCTAAAAATAAACCCGAAACATTCTTACACTCTAGGAACCTATACAAAAATGTTAGATGAAATGGGGGAGCATTCAAAATACTCAAACGAATTGAAACAAAGACTGTCGGAGATCAAAGAAGAAATGATTGAGCCCGATCACTTTGACATTGATGCAGAGCTTGATAATGAAATATGA
- a CDS encoding DUF1847 domain-containing protein, producing the protein MEGPDSCPTRIKAEVIEKALKEYDKPEIREFARQASIQEFENYMKMPEGLISRNPRVEEVIQFAKKMGYRKLGIAFCIGLKQETEILARILENRGFEVVSVCCKAGGIPKEKIGIRDDQKIAHISNGPGQWETMCSPISQAEILNDSEVDFNIVVGLCVGHDSLFFKYARAPVTVLITKDRVFGHNPVAALYQSYAYYRRLTRKEPFEKRIPPSP; encoded by the coding sequence ATGGAGGGACCAGATAGTTGCCCAACGAGGATAAAGGCGGAGGTAATTGAAAAGGCGCTTAAAGAATATGACAAGCCGGAAATAAGGGAGTTTGCCCGTCAGGCATCCATCCAGGAATTCGAGAACTACATGAAGATGCCCGAGGGGCTGATATCACGTAACCCCAGGGTGGAGGAAGTGATTCAGTTCGCCAAAAAGATGGGTTATAGGAAACTGGGAATTGCTTTTTGCATTGGTTTGAAACAGGAGACTGAGATTCTCGCCAGAATACTGGAAAACCGTGGTTTTGAAGTTGTTTCCGTCTGCTGTAAGGCAGGAGGAATCCCTAAAGAGAAAATCGGCATTAGAGACGACCAGAAGATAGCACACATCTCCAATGGACCGGGCCAATGGGAGACGATGTGCAGTCCAATATCACAGGCTGAAATACTGAATGATTCGGAAGTTGACTTTAATATTGTGGTCGGGCTATGCGTGGGTCACGACTCATTATTTTTCAAATATGCCAGGGCACCGGTAACGGTGCTCATTACCAAGGACAGGGTCTTCGGTCATAACCCGGTAGCTGCTCTATACCAATCGTATGCCTACTATCGCCGTTTGACTCGGAAAGAACCTTTTGAGAAGAGAATTCCTCCTTCGCCTTAA